CTCTTTGCCAGTCCACCAAACATGAACAGTTTAGTTGTACCATAGACAGACATGGTGTGGCCGAGGCGGGATGGAGGTGACCAGGATGTAGGAATCTCCCTCCATGCAGGTTTCTCCTTTGTGAGGTCAAGGAGGAAGGTGTCGCTGAGAAGAACACCAGACTCGGTGCAGCCACCTGATACAACGAGCTTCGAACCATCCAGGGTGCATGAGCTGTGCCAAGACCGTGGCAGTGGAGGACCCTCGCTTGCAACCTCCCTCCATGTTGGCTGCTGAGCATCAAGGTCAAGGACAAAGACATCATTGAGCAAACCTTGCTGTCCGCAGCCTCCAAATACTACCAGCCATGACCCATTCAGCCATGATAGAGTGTGCCCCCACCGGCCAGGTGGAGAGGCAGAAACCTTGACGCGGCGCCATTCTGGCCTTGCAGCCTCCAAGTTAAGCACAAATGTATCATCCATAGGCTGCATGTTGACACCCTCCCCTCCGAAAAGGACAAGACGGTTACCAACAGCGCAGGCACTGAAGTTGCATCGGGAAGGCTCAACGCGCCCTCCAACTGTGAACTTCCTCCATGAGGCTGCCTCAAGAGTTGTTAACTCTCTTGCAAGACGACCCCATCCTACCATCTTGGTGCTCATCTCAAGCCTGACAGTGACATCCCTTCCCCATGCGTTCTGGCAGACCATCTTCCTCAGGTAATCATTCTTGGTTAGTTCATGCATTCTGGTACAGACTGATCCAATGGATGCAACATCTCTTGGTGACAGGCGAGATAGAATGTTGTGTGCAAGAACTTCGTCTGACAATTGAAGTATACCACAGTGGTCTGAACTCTGGATTTTTGGAGCATGCTCATGGGAAGCTGAGTTCAGATCTTGAATGCTGAGCCTGTTGTTGGACTGTTGCTTATACACCGGATATGATACGCTGCTGAGATCAATGTTTGCCTCAGAGAATAGCTGGATTCCAATAACATGTGTCACATAGCCATCATCCCCATGCATAGGAATGAGCCTTAATCTGTTGTAAAGTGGAGCACCATCCTTCCGGAAATTCAGCAGCTCGCCTTGGAATTCAATCCCCTCATTGAGGCATCGCCGAATCTCTGAAACAACCATGGGATCAACAAGGGGATGTCGCCTTTGGGCACGTGGATCCCGAAATTGTAGGAATCGGCTGAAAGACAAGTTTGAGTGAACACAGTTCGTGAGATGCTTCAATAGGCCCTCTGTCAAGTTTGTCAGTGTTAGCAATTTTAAAGTTGTACAAGCAAGAAAGCAAGCAgaataactactactactacatcaatcccaaattataagacattttggcttttctagacacACACTTTTGCGATGCActtagtaaaagcaatgtatctaaaaaGCCAAAACTCCTTATAATTTGGAGTGGAGGGAGTACAAGATGTTATAACATAAAATCATTTGGATCGACTAGCCTGACAAAAGATAAATGACTTCTCTCTGCTTCCATGTGGATGT
This sequence is a window from Miscanthus floridulus cultivar M001 chromosome 10, ASM1932011v1, whole genome shotgun sequence. Protein-coding genes within it:
- the LOC136486902 gene encoding adagio-like protein 3, which codes for MFDGAVAVKRMRLWEEEEEEEDGMEVDAEAELGWPQWGAPPAAGLGEPRAAAIVVADAAEVDFPVIYVNAAFEAATGYRAHEVLGRNCRFLQFRDPRAQRRHPLVDPMVVSEIRRCLNEGIEFQGELLNFRKDGAPLYNRLRLIPMHGDDGYVTHVIGIQLFSEANIDLSSVSYPVYKQQSNNRLSIQDLNSASHEHAPKIQSSDHCGILQLSDEVLAHNILSRLSPRDVASIGSVCTRMHELTKNDYLRKMVCQNAWGRDVTVRLEMSTKMVGWGRLARELTTLEAASWRKFTVGGRVEPSRCNFSACAVGNRLVLFGGEGVNMQPMDDTFVLNLEAARPEWRRVKVSASPPGRWGHTLSWLNGSWLVVFGGCGQQGLLNDVFVLDLDAQQPTWREVASEGPPLPRSWHSSCTLDGSKLVVSGGCTESGVLLSDTFLLDLTKEKPAWREIPTSWSPPSRLGHTMSVYGTTKLFMFGGLAKSGSLRLRSSDAYSMDVSEDSPQWRQLATTGFPNVGPPPRLDHVAVSLPCGRIIIFGGSIAGLHSPAQLFLIDPAEEKPTWRILNVPGQPPKFAWGHSTCVVGGTRVLVLGGHTGEEWILNELHELCLASRPDEDD